In Microtus pennsylvanicus isolate mMicPen1 chromosome 12, mMicPen1.hap1, whole genome shotgun sequence, the following proteins share a genomic window:
- the LOC142832724 gene encoding toll-like receptor 6, translated as MTRDREPAAGSFHFVCILAFIVGIMIQFSDELESAVDYSNRNLTRVPKDLPPGTKSLNLSQNSIPELQVSDVRFLPELRVLRLSHNRIQTLDFGVFKFSPDLEYLDVSHNQLRNISGCPAVSLKYLDLSFNDFDLLPVYKEFGNLTHLSFLGLSATKFRQLDLLPIAHLHLNYLLLDLVGYQVKDGENESLEVVNTNALHLVFHPSSLFSVQVNISANALGCLQLSNIKLNNGNCQRLITFLSELTRGPTLFNLTLHHVETTWKCFVELLQFLRPRPVEYLNIYNLTITESINHENFIYSKTTLKALTIEHVTNQVFIFEKEALYSMFADMNITTLTLSHTPFIHMTCPQSPSAFTFLNFTQNVFTDSVFQNCSTLERLETLILQKNSLKNLFKVSLMTENMVSLETLDVSLNSLDSHAYEETCSWAESILVLNLSSNVLTDSVFRCLPPKVKVLDLHNNRIMSIPKEITYLQALQELNVASNSLVDLPGCGAFGSLSVLVIEHNSVSHPSVDFFQSCQKIRSLAAGNNPFRCICELREFITNIGHVSGGVVEGWPDSYRCDSPESAKGTPLQDFHMSPLSCDTVLLIVTVGATLLVLAAIVAFLCLYFDLPWYLRMMCQWTQTRHRARNVPEEELQRKLQFHAFVSYSERDSTWVKNELLPNLEKDGIRVCLHERNFIPGKSIVENIIHSIEKSYKSIFVLSPHFIQSEWCHYELYFAHHNLFHEGSDNLILILLEPIPQDNIPSRYHKLRALMTQRTYLEWPAEKSKHGLFWANLRASFSTKLILVNEEDVGT; from the coding sequence ATGACCCGAGATAGAGAACCCGCTGCGggaagttttcattttgtttgcatCCTGGCCTTCATAGTCGGAATCATGATCCAGTTCTCTGATGAACTTGAGTCTGCAGTTGACTATTCAAACAGGAACCTAACTCGTGTCCCCAAAGACCTGCCGCCAGGAACAAAATCCTTAAATCTGTCTCAAAACTCTATCCCCGAGCTGCAGGTGTCTGATGTCCGCTTTCTGCCGGAGCTGAGGGTTCTGAGGCTCTCCCATAACAGAATCCAGACACTTGATTTTGGTGTGTTCAAGTTCAGCCCGGATTTAGAATATCTGGATGTCTCTCACAATCAGTTGCGAAACATCTCTGGCTGCCCTGCGGTGAGCCTGAAGTATTTAGACCTCTCATTCAATGACTTCGACCTGCTGCCCGTGTATAAGGAATTTGGCAACTTGACGCACCTGAGTTTCTTGGGATTAAGCGCTACGAAGTTCCGACAATTGGATCTGCTCCCAATTGCTCACTTGCACCTGAACTACCTTCTTCTGGACTTAGTGGGTTATCAGGTCAAAGATGGTGAGAACGAAAGTCTTGAGGTTGTGAACACCAACGCTCTTCACTTGGTCTTTCATCCAAGTAGCTTGTTCTCTGTGCAAGTGAACATATCTGCGAATGCTTTGGGATGTTTACAATTGAGTAATATTAAGTTGAATAATGGAAACTGTCAAAGGTTAATTACATTCTTATCAGAACTCACCAGAGGGCCAACCTTATTCAATTTGACTCTCCACCACGTGGAAACAACCTGGAAGTGCTTTGTTGAACTTCTCCAATTTCTTCGGCCCCGACCAGTGGAATATCTCAATATTTACAACTTAACGATAACTGAAAGCATCAatcatgaaaattttatttactcaaaGACAACACTGAAGGCATTGACAATAGAGCATGTTACGAACCAGGTGTTTATCTTTGAAAAGGAAGCACTGTACTCTATGTTTGCTGATATGAACATCACGACGCTgaccctctcacacacacctttcatccatATGACCTGCCCTCAGTCCCCAAGCGCATTTACGTTTCTGAACTTTACCCAGAATGTTTTCACAGACAGTGTATTCCAAAACTGTTCCACCTTAGAGAGATTGGAGACACTTATCTTACAAAAGAATAGCTTGAAGAACCTTTTCAAGGTCAGTCTCATGACTGAGAACATGGTCTCTCTGGAAACTTTGGATGTTAGTTTGAATTCCTTGGACTCTCATGCATATGAGGAAACATGCTCTTGGGCGGAGAGCATATTGGTGTTAAACCTTTCTTCAAATGTACTTACTGACTCTGTCTTCAGATGCTTGCCGCCCAAGGTCAAGGTCCTTGACcttcacaacaacagaataaTGAGCATCCCTAAAGAGATCACCTACCTGCAAGCTTTGCAGGAACTCAATGTTGCATCCAATTCTTTAGTGGACCTTCCCGGATGCGGGGCCTTCGGCAGCCTTTCTGTGCTGGTCATCGAGCATAATTCAGTTTCCCACCCCTCCGTGGATTTCTTCCAGAGCTGTCAGAAGATCAGGTCCTTAGCAGCAGGGAACAACCCATTCCGATGTATATGTGAGCTGAGGGAGTTTATCACAAACATAGGCCACGTGTCAGGAGGAGTGGTAGAGGGCTGGCCCGATTCTTACAGGTGTGACTCCCCAGAAAGCGCTAAGGGGACCCCACTGCAGGACTTCCACATGTCTCCATTGTCCTGTGATACTGTTCTGCTGATTGTCACCGTCGGGGCCACTTTGCTGGTGTTGGCTGCCATCGtggctttcctctgcctctaCTTTGATCTGCCCTGGTACCTGAGGATGATGTGTCAGTGGACACAGACCCGGCACAGGGCCAGGAACGTCCCCGAAGAGGAACTCCAGAGGAAGCTCCAATTCCATGCTTTTGTCTCATACAGTGAACGTGATTCCACCTGGGTGAAGAATGAATTACTACCAAACCTAGAGAAAGATGGCATACGGGTTTGCCTCCATGAGAGAAACTTTATCCCTGGCAAGAGCATCGTGGAGAATATCATCCATTCCATCGAGAAGAGTTACAAGTCCATCTTTGTGTTGTCTCCACACTTCATTCAGAGTGAGTGGTGCCATTATGAGCTCTACTTTGCCCATCACAATCTCTTCCACGAAGGCTCTGATAATTTAATCCTGATCTTGCTGGAGCCCATTCCACAAGATAACATTCCCAGTAGGTACCACAAGCTGCGGGCTCTTATGACACAGCGGACTTACTTGGAATGGCCTGCGGAGAAGAGCAAACATGGACTCTTTTGGGCCAACCTTAGAGCTTCTTTTAGTACGAAGTTAATATTAGTCAATGAAGAGGATGTGGGAACTTGA